One Saccharopolyspora erythraea NRRL 2338 genomic region harbors:
- a CDS encoding MFS transporter, protein MQPGLTGRQRGVLALVCAVAVSTIYGIQPVLEAAGEDLGLGEGALGWLVAAGQIGYLAGLVLLVPLGDLFDRRGLITVHLLLTAAGAGVAAAAPGGGIAIAGLALAGLFAVVVQITVAYVAAVSPTGERGRNIGAVTSGVVIGILGVRVVGGTLGELTGWRMVYLVLAGLCAMLALAARFTLEADVRRPRARYGQLLPSLGRLLVGDRLFLSRGLVAFFLFASFGTLWSGLALPLGDAPWHFGTTEIGLFGLAGLTGALGAARAGRWADRGLAPVVTGWSLALLTASWLLVAQAGASLWLLIIGVVVLDFAVQAVHVSSQHLLTTARPDQNSSVIGAYMAFYSLGSALGAITTTWAYSAAGWSAASLLGATYAALGLLVAISTRRFTALPRAQQPSAPASATSADL, encoded by the coding sequence ATGCAGCCAGGTCTGACCGGGAGGCAGCGGGGTGTGCTCGCGCTGGTGTGTGCGGTGGCGGTGTCGACCATCTACGGCATCCAGCCGGTCCTCGAGGCCGCGGGCGAGGACCTGGGTCTGGGGGAAGGAGCACTGGGGTGGCTGGTCGCCGCCGGCCAGATCGGCTATCTCGCGGGGCTGGTGCTGCTGGTCCCGCTCGGTGACCTGTTCGACCGCCGCGGACTCATCACGGTGCACTTGCTGCTCACCGCGGCAGGTGCGGGAGTGGCCGCCGCCGCTCCCGGTGGTGGCATCGCGATCGCGGGCCTGGCCCTGGCCGGACTGTTCGCCGTGGTCGTGCAGATCACGGTGGCCTACGTCGCCGCCGTCTCACCGACCGGCGAGCGCGGCCGCAACATCGGGGCGGTCACCTCGGGCGTGGTCATCGGGATCCTCGGAGTGCGGGTGGTCGGCGGCACGCTGGGCGAGCTGACCGGCTGGCGCATGGTCTACCTCGTTCTCGCCGGGCTGTGCGCGATGCTCGCGCTCGCCGCCCGGTTCACGCTCGAGGCCGACGTCCGCCGTCCCCGAGCACGGTACGGGCAGCTGCTGCCATCGCTGGGTCGTCTGCTCGTCGGCGACCGGCTCTTCCTCAGCCGCGGACTGGTCGCGTTCTTCCTGTTCGCCTCGTTCGGCACGCTGTGGAGCGGACTGGCGCTCCCGCTCGGCGACGCGCCGTGGCACTTCGGCACCACCGAGATCGGGTTGTTCGGACTCGCCGGGCTGACCGGGGCGCTGGGCGCGGCCCGGGCCGGCCGATGGGCCGACCGCGGCCTGGCGCCCGTGGTCACCGGCTGGTCGCTGGCCCTGCTCACGGCCTCGTGGCTGCTGGTCGCCCAGGCGGGGGCATCGCTGTGGCTGTTGATCATCGGCGTCGTCGTCCTGGACTTCGCCGTGCAAGCCGTTCACGTCAGCAGCCAGCATCTGCTCACCACAGCCCGCCCCGACCAGAACAGCAGCGTCATCGGCGCCTACATGGCCTTCTACTCCCTCGGCTCCGCGCTCGGTGCGATCACCACCACCTGGGCCTACAGCGCCGCGGGATGGTCGGCCGCCAGCCTGCTCGGCGCAACCTATGCCGCACTCGGACTTCTCGTCGCCATTTCGACCCGGCGTTTCACCGCCCTACCACGGGCGCAACAACCCAGTGCGCCCGCATCGGCTACGTCCGCCGACCTCTGA
- a CDS encoding winged helix-turn-helix transcriptional regulator — MDVSLAAGSAWTDPACPVARTVDLIGDRWSLLIIRDAMDGATAFTEFHQRLGIARNILTDRLRKLVEHGILDKSAAADGRRHTYRLTEAGHDLFTAVVALRQWGERHAFAPDEPHSVLVDDRGRRLPELHALGHDGAPLSAEASHVRKTA, encoded by the coding sequence GTGGACGTCTCACTCGCCGCAGGAAGCGCTTGGACCGACCCGGCCTGCCCGGTCGCACGGACCGTCGACCTGATCGGCGACCGGTGGAGCCTGTTGATCATCCGCGACGCGATGGACGGGGCGACCGCCTTCACCGAGTTTCACCAGCGGCTGGGAATCGCCCGCAACATCCTCACCGACCGGCTCCGCAAACTCGTCGAGCACGGCATCCTCGACAAGAGCGCCGCCGCCGACGGCAGGCGACACACCTACCGGCTCACCGAAGCCGGGCACGACCTGTTCACGGCCGTGGTCGCTCTGCGCCAATGGGGCGAGCGCCACGCCTTCGCCCCAGACGAGCCGCACTCCGTTCTCGTCGACGACCGGGGGCGGCGGCTTCCCGAGCTCCACGCGCTCGGCCACGACGGGGCGCCGCTTTCCGCCGAGGCGTCGCACGTTCGGAAAACCGCCTGA
- a CDS encoding MerR family DNA-binding transcriptional regulator yields the protein MNIGEFAQLTGLSIKALRRYDEQGLLRPAVVDPWSRYRRYSAPQLDTAVRLKALRAAGVGLAEAERALTGPAAAAEVLSEHREAVQAERRRQEQALEAAEVLLRSGAQDFDVQQRQAPARHWVGVVLTETGEPDDEDAATEHANEAFAALWRALAAEGNAPTGAFWTSMRVSPQEPDAVELLCCRPVARPLPDNWSLPGHRVETGQLPAGPELVVGWRHDDPVPAIDGANHPAVLALLVQAEARGVDLDVTRLRQGGLLEDGENVGVEVCIPLAAQL from the coding sequence ATGAACATCGGAGAATTCGCGCAGCTGACGGGGCTGAGCATCAAGGCGTTGCGCCGCTACGACGAGCAGGGCCTGCTGCGGCCCGCCGTGGTCGACCCCTGGTCGCGCTACCGGCGGTACTCGGCGCCGCAACTGGACACCGCGGTGCGGCTCAAGGCGCTGCGCGCGGCCGGGGTCGGGCTGGCCGAGGCCGAGCGCGCGCTGACCGGTCCGGCGGCGGCCGCCGAGGTCCTGTCCGAGCACCGCGAGGCGGTGCAGGCCGAACGCCGCCGCCAGGAGCAGGCGCTGGAGGCCGCCGAGGTCCTGCTGCGCAGCGGCGCCCAGGACTTCGACGTCCAGCAGCGCCAGGCCCCGGCGCGGCACTGGGTGGGCGTGGTGCTCACCGAGACCGGCGAACCCGACGACGAGGACGCCGCCACCGAGCACGCCAACGAGGCCTTCGCCGCGCTGTGGCGAGCCCTGGCCGCCGAGGGCAACGCCCCGACCGGCGCGTTCTGGACCTCGATGCGGGTGTCACCGCAAGAGCCCGATGCCGTCGAGCTGCTGTGCTGCCGGCCGGTCGCCCGTCCGCTGCCCGACAACTGGTCGCTGCCCGGACACCGCGTCGAGACCGGGCAGCTGCCCGCCGGACCCGAGCTCGTGGTCGGCTGGCGCCACGATGACCCGGTGCCGGCCATCGACGGGGCCAACCACCCCGCCGTGCTCGCCCTGCTGGTGCAGGCCGAGGCGCGCGGGGTGGACCTCGACGTGACCCGCCTGCGCCAGGGCGGCCTGCTGGAGGACGGCGAGAACGTCGGGGTCGAGGTCTGCATCCCGCTGGCCGCCCAGCTCTGA
- a CDS encoding SDR family oxidoreductase: MNTDKPLQGHIALVAGATRGGGRGIAVELGAAGATVYVTGRSSRSGASEMGRPETIEDTAERVSAAGGTGIAVRVDHSDQQQVRTLLERIATEQDGRLDVLVNAVWGGDPLVDWEHPMWEQDLETGIRLLRQAVETHIVTSRHALPLMVARGRGLVVEVTDGNTARYRGTVFYDLAKSSVIRLAQAQAAELRPHGVAAVAITPGFLRSEAVLDHFGVTEDNWRDAVSQDPHFAHSETPAYLGRAVAALAADPRVMDKSGRALSTAGLYPEYGFTDADGTRPDFAAYWAVALQDEFGPLGEPL; the protein is encoded by the coding sequence GTGAACACCGACAAGCCGTTGCAGGGACACATCGCACTGGTCGCCGGAGCCACCCGGGGCGGCGGGCGCGGGATCGCCGTCGAGCTCGGCGCCGCGGGCGCCACCGTCTACGTGACCGGGCGCAGCAGCCGCTCCGGCGCCTCGGAGATGGGACGCCCGGAGACCATCGAGGACACCGCCGAGCGCGTCAGCGCGGCCGGCGGCACCGGCATCGCGGTGCGGGTGGACCACAGCGACCAGCAGCAGGTGCGCACGCTGCTCGAACGCATCGCCACCGAACAGGACGGCAGGCTCGACGTGCTGGTCAACGCCGTTTGGGGCGGCGACCCGCTGGTGGACTGGGAGCACCCGATGTGGGAGCAGGACCTCGAGACCGGCATCAGGCTGCTGCGCCAGGCGGTGGAGACCCACATCGTCACCAGCCGCCACGCGCTGCCGCTGATGGTGGCGCGCGGTCGCGGCCTGGTCGTGGAGGTCACCGACGGCAACACCGCCCGCTACCGGGGCACGGTGTTCTACGACCTGGCCAAGTCCTCGGTCATCCGGCTGGCCCAGGCCCAGGCCGCCGAACTGCGCCCGCACGGGGTGGCGGCGGTGGCGATCACACCCGGGTTCCTGCGCTCGGAGGCCGTGCTGGACCACTTCGGTGTCACCGAGGACAACTGGCGCGACGCGGTGTCGCAGGACCCGCACTTCGCCCACTCCGAAACACCCGCCTACCTGGGACGGGCCGTGGCGGCGCTGGCTGCCGACCCCCGGGTGATGGACAAGAGCGGCCGGGCGCTGTCGACCGCGGGCCTCTACCCCGAGTACGGCTTCACCGACGCCGACGGCACCCGGCCCGACTTCGCCGCCTACTGGGCCGTCGCGCTCCAGGACGAGTTCGGGCCGTTGGGCGAGCCCCTGTGA
- a CDS encoding TetR/AcrR family transcriptional regulator: protein MSPRPQAFTDDELLDAAAATIDDLGPARLTLADVAERTGASPATLVKRFGSKKGLLAALSARGADALPAVFAQARTRRRQPLEALVEALSELAAGIRTHQQMAHHVAFLLMDLSDPDLLARARDFAAGLRTAVGDLLAEAADTGDLHCPDPEGLTAAVVTAYHGTMIAWAIEPEGVPAQRLGERLRFILAPYRTAS, encoded by the coding sequence ATGAGCCCACGCCCGCAGGCCTTCACCGACGACGAGCTGCTCGACGCCGCCGCCGCGACCATCGACGACCTCGGCCCCGCCCGGCTGACCCTGGCCGACGTGGCCGAGCGCACCGGCGCCTCTCCCGCCACCCTGGTCAAGCGCTTCGGGTCGAAGAAGGGACTGCTGGCCGCGCTGTCCGCCCGGGGCGCCGACGCGCTGCCCGCGGTCTTCGCCCAGGCCCGCACCCGCCGGCGGCAACCGTTGGAGGCGCTGGTCGAGGCCCTGTCGGAGCTGGCCGCGGGCATCCGCACCCACCAGCAGATGGCTCACCACGTCGCGTTCCTGCTGATGGACCTGTCCGACCCGGACCTGCTCGCCCGCGCACGGGACTTCGCGGCCGGCCTGCGCACGGCAGTGGGCGACCTGCTCGCCGAGGCCGCCGACACCGGCGACCTGCACTGCCCGGATCCGGAAGGGCTGACCGCGGCGGTGGTCACCGCCTACCACGGCACGATGATCGCCTGGGCCATCGAACCGGAGGGTGTGCCCGCGCAGCGCCTCGGCGAGCGGCTGCGCTTCATCCTCGCCCCTTACCGCACCGCGTCATGA
- a CDS encoding DUF1697 domain-containing protein translates to MSTHIALLRGINVGGRTNIAMADLRAVFQELGCEPVATYLRSGNVVFIADDPGGVAAEVQNRVAARLGVSTLVQTRSAEEFARVAAGHPFLERETDLAKLHVVFLDAEPDPRRQAGLEVPGGGREQFRFAGRELYLHYPDGAGRSRFTNAYLEKQLGVSATARNWKTVLTLAEMAARV, encoded by the coding sequence ATGAGCACCCACATCGCACTGCTGCGCGGGATCAACGTGGGCGGACGCACCAACATCGCGATGGCCGACCTGCGCGCGGTTTTCCAGGAGCTGGGCTGCGAACCGGTGGCGACCTACCTGCGCAGCGGCAACGTCGTGTTCATCGCCGACGACCCCGGCGGGGTCGCCGCTGAGGTGCAGAACCGCGTCGCCGCCCGACTCGGGGTCAGCACGCTGGTGCAGACCCGCTCGGCCGAGGAGTTCGCGCGCGTGGCCGCCGGCCATCCGTTCCTGGAACGCGAAACCGACCTGGCCAAGCTGCACGTGGTCTTCCTCGACGCCGAGCCCGACCCGCGGCGGCAGGCCGGGCTGGAGGTGCCCGGCGGGGGACGCGAGCAGTTCCGCTTCGCCGGGCGGGAGCTGTACCTGCACTACCCCGACGGTGCCGGTCGCAGCCGTTTCACCAACGCCTACCTGGAAAAGCAGCTCGGGGTCTCGGCCACCGCCCGCAACTGGAAGACGGTGCTGACGCTGGCGGAGATGGCAGCCCGGGTTTGA
- a CDS encoding glycoside hydrolase family 5 protein yields the protein MTLRRWITAFAALALLLGLTTPAQAAQNPPPLTDLDGTPLVPRGLNNGHSAKESADAMAWTGPGDIAAEADRIGSNSTRLLVFWSRLEPRPGHYDEHYLDAVAQRVAWYERAGMRVVLDMHQDMWGPAVAGSSPNNGAPAWATHFDGLPATVQDPWPLTYLQPGVTRAFDHFWGTTGRHPELREHFTAAWRHLAQRFAGSPAVLGYDLFNEPWGGSVPWPLFERDLLGPLYQRLITEIRTVDQQHWIFVEPQALGVNQGLPSALPALHDPRTGAPRIAYAPHFYPTLLGAGQTYTGATKALVRNTMRWWFDANAATARRLGAPMVVGEFGLDATKPGALEFVDDVLTEASRRGAGWWYWSNDPGGWGPYAPGGGWAPLADHLASG from the coding sequence ATGACCCTCCGGCGCTGGATCACCGCGTTCGCCGCGCTCGCCCTGCTGCTGGGACTCACCACACCCGCGCAGGCCGCCCAGAACCCGCCCCCGCTGACCGACCTCGACGGCACCCCGCTGGTGCCGCGCGGGCTCAACAACGGCCACAGCGCCAAGGAGTCGGCCGACGCGATGGCCTGGACCGGTCCCGGCGACATCGCCGCCGAAGCCGACAGGATCGGCTCCAACTCAACGCGGCTGCTGGTGTTCTGGTCCCGCCTGGAGCCCCGCCCCGGCCACTACGACGAGCACTACCTCGACGCCGTGGCCCAGCGGGTGGCCTGGTACGAGCGGGCGGGCATGCGCGTCGTGCTCGACATGCACCAGGACATGTGGGGCCCGGCCGTGGCGGGCTCCTCGCCCAACAACGGCGCCCCTGCCTGGGCCACGCACTTCGACGGCCTTCCCGCCACCGTGCAGGACCCCTGGCCGCTGACCTACCTGCAGCCCGGCGTGACCCGCGCGTTCGACCACTTCTGGGGCACCACCGGCCGCCACCCCGAGCTGCGCGAGCACTTCACCGCCGCCTGGCGCCACCTCGCCCAGCGCTTCGCCGGCTCGCCCGCCGTGCTCGGCTACGACCTGTTCAACGAGCCCTGGGGCGGCAGCGTGCCGTGGCCGCTGTTCGAACGCGACCTGCTCGGACCGCTCTACCAGCGCCTCATCACCGAGATCCGCACCGTCGACCAGCAGCACTGGATCTTCGTCGAACCCCAGGCGCTCGGAGTCAACCAGGGCCTGCCTTCGGCGCTGCCCGCGCTGCACGATCCCCGCACGGGAGCGCCGCGCATCGCCTACGCCCCGCACTTCTACCCGACCCTGCTCGGCGCCGGGCAGACCTATACCGGAGCCACCAAGGCGCTGGTGCGCAACACGATGCGCTGGTGGTTCGACGCCAACGCCGCCACCGCGCGACGGCTGGGAGCACCGATGGTGGTCGGCGAGTTCGGCCTGGACGCCACCAAGCCCGGCGCACTGGAGTTCGTCGACGACGTGCTGACCGAAGCCAGCCGGCGAGGTGCCGGCTGGTGGTACTGGTCCAACGACCCCGGCGGCTGGGGACCCTACGCACCGGGAGGCGGCTGGGCGCCGCTGGCCGACCACCTGGCCTCGGGCTGA
- a CDS encoding STAS domain-containing protein — protein MIVFRSGTPRPPAGWSPGLGLIAAPRSPGDPPMRSSCAMATLRLSVEWPSPGVVVVSMQGEIDLACVPRLTELIRQRLTAASLRAVVLDLSGVTYSSSSGLELLIHAQRRAEHRGIDLYVVPGTGPVRRLLGLTGLLGHFTCRDTATEAVAEARR, from the coding sequence GTGATCGTCTTCAGATCCGGCACGCCTCGCCCGCCCGCCGGGTGGTCACCCGGTCTCGGACTCATCGCCGCACCCCGCTCGCCCGGCGACCCGCCGATGCGCTCCAGCTGCGCGATGGCGACCCTGCGCCTGTCGGTGGAGTGGCCGTCGCCGGGGGTGGTGGTGGTGTCCATGCAGGGCGAGATCGACCTGGCCTGCGTGCCCCGCCTCACCGAGCTGATCCGCCAGCGCCTGACCGCGGCCTCGCTGCGTGCGGTCGTGCTCGACCTCTCCGGCGTCACCTACTCCAGCAGCTCGGGCCTGGAGCTGCTCATCCACGCCCAGCGCCGGGCCGAGCACCGCGGTATCGACCTGTACGTGGTGCCGGGCACCGGACCGGTGCGGCGGTTGCTGGGACTCACCGGGCTGCTCGGGCACTTCACCTGCCGCGACACCGCCACCGAGGCCGTGGCCGAAGCACGCCGCTGA